The DNA sequence ACAGATTGGGACTCATATTTGCGATAGCCCCCATGAGTAGACCTCCAGCACTTCCTCCCTGCGCGTACATATGTTTGGGAGAGGTATATTTTTCTTTAACCAGATATTCCCCGGCATCGATGAAGTCTGTAAAAGTGTTTTTCTTTTTCATCATTTTGCCATCTTCATACCACTGTCTGCCCATTTCCTGGCCACCACGGATATGTGCCATTACATATACAAATCCCCGGTCTAAAAGACTTAATCTCGGGCTGCTGAATGCTGCATTAGAAGAGCTTCCATATGAACCATAAGCATAAAGTAAAAGAGGGCTGTTCCCATCTTTTTTAAATCCTTTTTTATAAACAATAGAAAGAGGTATTTTGGTACCATCCTTAGCCGTAGCGAAAAGTCTCTCTGTTACATAATTGTCTTTATTATAGCCTCCAAGAACCTCCTGCTGTTTTAATAATATTCTTTTTCCGGTTTTTAAGTCCTGTTCAAACTGAGAACTAGGAGTGATCAATGAAGTATATCCGAAACGGAAATTATCGGTATTGTATTCTGGATTTCCTGCGGGAGACACTGTATAGGTCGGCTCATCAAATTTTACAAACTCTTTTTTGCCTGTTTTTCTGTCATAGATCACCAGCTGGGAAAGGCCGTTTTGTCTTTCACTGAAAACCAGATAATTTTTAAATTCACTGATTCCCTGCATCAATACCTCTTTTCGGTGAGGAATGAAATCTTTCCAGTTTTCAACACCGGTCTTGTTTAAAGGAGTTTCTACCACTTTAAAGTTAAGGGCATCTTTATTGGTTGTGATCAGAAATTTATCTTCCAGGGGAGTGACATCATACAATACATCTTTTATCCTTGACTGAAAAACCTTAAACGTTCCATTGGGGTCATCTGCATTCAGATATCTTGTTTCAGATGATGTTGTCGCAGCAGAATAAATCATAATGAATTTTTCGTTCTTTGACTTACCTACGCCTATGTAATTGGATTTATCCTTTTCTTCATACACCACAACATCTTTTTCTGGATCTGTTCCTAGTGTATGTCTTTTAATCTTTTCAGATAATAGGGTTACAGGATTATTTTCTGTGTAATAGAGGGTTTTGTTATCATTAGCCCAAACAGCTTCACCTTCTGTATTTTTAATGCCAAGGTCAGTTGTTTTTCCGGATGATAGATCTTTCAGAAACAACTTATACTGTCTTCGTGAGACATCATCTACGCCATATACAAGTTTAGTGTTGTCCGGACTTATACTAAATCCAGCGGCTGAATAATAAGGATGACCTTCAGCAAGCTGATCAATATCTAAAAGTATTTCTTCAGGAGCGTTCAGGTTTCCTTTCTTTCTGCAATATTTGAAATATTGTTTCCCATTTTCAGTACGGGTATAATAGTAATATCCGTTTTTAAAAGAAGGTACAGACTCATCCTTTTCTTTGATCCTGGATTTCATTTCCTGGAAAAGTTTTTCCCTGAAAGGTTCAGTATCTTTCATCATTCCTTCCCAGTAGGAGTTTTCGGCCTTTAAATAGTCAACAACTTTTGTTGAATCTTTCCCTTTTTTGAAGTAGTCAATCATCCAGTAATAAGGATCATTTACTTTGTCTCCGTGTTTGATTCTGATATGTTCCTTCTTTTCTGCAACAGGTGCTTTAAGGTCAGGGAATTTTTGAGATTGGATGGTAGAAGCACTCATGATTAATAGTCCTAAATATAAATTTTTCATGCTAATATTCTGTTTTTGGATATCGATGTTAATTCAGATCCCACATATTCTTTAAAAGCTTATAGAATGTATGTTCCTCATCGGTCACCTTGTTATCAGCTTTGATAAGTGTTTTGGCAAATTCTGCAAATTTTACACGCTCTTCTTCAGTAGAATCGTCATGGAAACAGCGGGCGTGAAATTCGAAATGGTCTTTCCATTCTTCAGGCTTTAAAAGGGCGATTGTTTCCAGTTCATTATCCAAATTCATTTTAAAAGGAAATTCATCCGCTAAATATTGCTGAACAAGCATTCCTTCTTCAGGAGCAAATTCTCCGTCTACAGAAGAAAGAATCATAAGTAAGTGGTAACCAGCGATGGGTTTATTTGATTTTTGCATGAGTTGATTTAAAGTTTAGTGTTTAATTGTACTAGGATGATAAGCATTAATTCTATGCTTCCCCTTTATTTAATATAATCTTTTGCAGGCTGTTTGTCTACAATTTTCCCGTTTTGTAATACCAATATAAAAGGATTACTTCGGGCAATAGTCTTAATGGCAGTCCCGTCCATCATTACATTCTTAATCGTTTTGAAAGTATTATGATCTGTGGAAACCCCATAAATGAGTGCCCCTTTTTGTGCATTCACTTTAGCTTCTATTTTTTGAATCAGTTCTTGAGGAACTTCCTTTGGATGGTAGGAAAATACCAAAACAGCTTTTGGAGCTTTTATGATCTCATCAGTAACCTCAAGACCACTAGGATCTTCTATTTTAAACTTGACAATTTCAGATTTATAACCTTCTTTTATCAATACAGACTCATTTTTTCCTTCTTCAATCTTCCATGGAGATCCATCTGCCCAATATTTGGTTTCTTTAATATAATCGTCCTGATTTACTTTTAAAACTTCCCCTGTCTTTTGGTTTTTAAGAGAGTAGAAGGTTTTATATTCGGAAGGGTTTTTAGCGATTTTCTCTTTTTCAGTTTTAAGGTCTGTACCGATTTTATAATCACGGAAATCAATCATTGGTTCATGAAGAAGTCCTTGTGCCATTATGTAGATCATCACCAAAGAAAATG is a window from the Chryseobacterium sp. T16E-39 genome containing:
- a CDS encoding S9 family peptidase, with amino-acid sequence MKNLYLGLLIMSASTIQSQKFPDLKAPVAEKKEHIRIKHGDKVNDPYYWMIDYFKKGKDSTKVVDYLKAENSYWEGMMKDTEPFREKLFQEMKSRIKEKDESVPSFKNGYYYYTRTENGKQYFKYCRKKGNLNAPEEILLDIDQLAEGHPYYSAAGFSISPDNTKLVYGVDDVSRRQYKLFLKDLSSGKTTDLGIKNTEGEAVWANDNKTLYYTENNPVTLLSEKIKRHTLGTDPEKDVVVYEEKDKSNYIGVGKSKNEKFIMIYSAATTSSETRYLNADDPNGTFKVFQSRIKDVLYDVTPLEDKFLITTNKDALNFKVVETPLNKTGVENWKDFIPHRKEVLMQGISEFKNYLVFSERQNGLSQLVIYDRKTGKKEFVKFDEPTYTVSPAGNPEYNTDNFRFGYTSLITPSSQFEQDLKTGKRILLKQQEVLGGYNKDNYVTERLFATAKDGTKIPLSIVYKKGFKKDGNSPLLLYAYGSYGSSSNAAFSSPRLSLLDRGFVYVMAHIRGGQEMGRQWYEDGKMMKKKNTFTDFIDAGEYLVKEKYTSPKHMYAQGGSAGGLLMGAIANMSPNLWNGVIAHVPFVDVVNTMLDESIPLTTNEYDEWGNPNNKEAYFYMKSYSPYENVEKKNYPNLLVTTGLHDSQVQYFEPAKWVAKLRDMKTDKNVLFLKTDMAYGHGGASGRFDYLKDTSLVYAFMFKLEGINQ
- a CDS encoding TerB family tellurite resistance protein is translated as MQKSNKPIAGYHLLMILSSVDGEFAPEEGMLVQQYLADEFPFKMNLDNELETIALLKPEEWKDHFEFHARCFHDDSTEEERVKFAEFAKTLIKADNKVTDEEHTFYKLLKNMWDLN
- a CDS encoding BT_3928 family protein — protein: MIKGVLRFILAVIFILSGFVKAVDLVGFSFKMEEYFSPTVFNMPFLEKFALLFSIIVVVLELFLGFMLLIKLKLKFTLSALIALCIFFGFLTFYSAYFNVVTDCGCFGDAVKFTPWQSFFKDVVLLIGLIILFVLYRKEFVKKDEYSNAVVPSSNKFKYYILGAFSLVMIYIMAQGLLHEPMIDFRDYKIGTDLKTEKEKIAKNPSEYKTFYSLKNQKTGEVLKVNQDDYIKETKYWADGSPWKIEEGKNESVLIKEGYKSEIVKFKIEDPSGLEVTDEIIKAPKAVLVFSYHPKEVPQELIQKIEAKVNAQKGALIYGVSTDHNTFKTIKNVMMDGTAIKTIARSNPFILVLQNGKIVDKQPAKDYIK